Proteins encoded by one window of Salvia splendens isolate huo1 chromosome 7, SspV2, whole genome shotgun sequence:
- the LOC121741679 gene encoding eukaryotic translation initiation factor 4B3-like: protein MAATVKTAWAKPGAWALDAEENESELLQQQEETVAAPNGHSETADFPSLALAKTKKKKKQVLTLQEFSTYSAAKPAAFQAKGLTTDELMALPTGPRERTTEELDRNKLGGGFRSYGGGMRDEQPLCQGSFNRESNRELAPSRADETDNWVAGKRSSVGSGFERRERGSECKYREYGGV, encoded by the coding sequence ATGGCGGCTACGGTGAAGACAGCGTGGGCGAAGCCAGGCGCGTGGGCTCTGGACGCGGAGGAGAACGAGTCGGAGCTCCTCCAGCAGCAGGAGGAAACGGTGGCGGCGCCAAACGGCCACTCCGAGACAGCGGATTTCCCGTCCCTGGCTCTGGCGAAGactaagaagaaaaagaagcagGTCCTCACGCTCCAGGAATTCTCGACCTACAGCGCTGCGAAGCCGGCGGCCTTCCAGGCGAAGGGGTTGACGACGGACGAGCTGATGGCTCTCCCGACGGGTCCGCGAGAGCGAACGACGGAAGAGCTCGATCGGAACAAGCTAGGAGGGGGATTCAGATCCTATGGCGGCGGGATGAGGGATGAGCAGCCACTGTGTCAGGGGAGTTTCAATCGGGAGTCGAATCGCGAATTGGCACCGTCTAGGGCTGATGAGACTGATAATTGGGTGGCGGGTAAGAGGTCTTCTGTTGGTAGTGGGTTtgagaggagagagagggggTCAGAGTGTAAATATCGTGAATATGGAGGAGTATAA
- the LOC121742070 gene encoding protein EXORDIUM-like 2: MASNYHFATVSLPLFLLFATLSTAALVKQQPLILKYHNGSLLKGSVTVNLIWYGKFTPAQRSIVVDFIQSLNSAAPANPSVAAWWKTTEKYSSGASTLVVGKQFLDEAYSLGKALKNSHLVYLAAKGGHAPRTVNVVLTAADVSVDGFCRSRCGSHGATRSAARFAYAWVGNSAAFCPGYCAWPFHQPAYGPQAPPLVAPNGDVGVDGMVINLATVLAGTVTNPFNNGYFQGTAAAPLEAVSACTGVFGSGAYPGYPGSVLLDKSTGASYNAQGVNGRKYLLPAMWDPKTSQCATLV; encoded by the coding sequence ATGGCCTCAAATTACCATTTTGCCACTGTCTCTCTTCCACTCTTCCTCCTCTTTGCGACCCTATCCACGGCGGCGCTGGTGAAGCAGCAACCGCTAATTCTCAAATACCACAACGGCTCCCTCCTCAAAGGGTCCGTCACCGTCAACCTCATCTGGTACGGCAAATTCACCCCTGCTCAGCGCTCAATCGTCGTCGATTTCATCCAATCCCTCAACTCCGCCGCCCCGGCAAACCCCTCCGTCGCCGCCTGGTGGAAGACGACGGAGAAATACAGCAGCGGCGCGTCGACTCTGGTCGTCGGAAAGCAGTTCCTCGACGAGGCCTACTCCCTCGGAAAAGCCCTAAAAAACTCGCACCTCGTCTACCTCGCCGCGAAGGGCGGCCACGCGCCGCGCACGGTCAACGTCGTGCTGACCGCGGCGGACGTCTCCGTCGACGGTTTCTGCCGCAGCCGCTGCGGCAGCCACGGCGCCACGCGCAGCGCGGCGCGCTTCGCCTACGCGTGGGTGGGGAACTCCGCCGCGTTCTGCCCGGGCTACTGCGCGTGGCCGTTCCACCAGCCGGCGTACGGCCCACAGGCGCCGCCGCTGGTCGCGCCGAACGGCGACGTCGGCGTCGACGGCATGGTGATCAATCTCGCGACGGTGCTCGCCGGAACGGTGACGAATCCGTTCAACAACGGCTATTTTCAGGGAACGGCTGCGGCGCCTCTCGAGGCGGTGAGTGCGTGCACGGGAGTGTTCGGGTCGGGCGCGTATCCTGGGTATCCGGGGAGCGTATTATTGGATAAGAGCACGGGTGCGAGCTATAATGCGCAGGGGGTGAACGGGAGGAAGTATCTGCTGCCGGCGATGTGGGACCCGAAGACGTCGCAGTGTGCGACGCTTGTGTGA
- the LOC121742166 gene encoding phospho-2-dehydro-3-deoxyheptonate aldolase 2, chloroplastic-like produces the protein MQAKAMALTHPTSTAAAAPVLPNSFLRPSPSLKHPSPTKPSSLTEPRSRTISAVLSSKKPPPTAAPPSKSWSLDSWKSKKAHQIPEYPDKTSLESVLKTLESFPPIVFAGEARSLEERLGQAALGNAFLLQGGDCAESFKEFSANNIRDTFRVLLQMGVVLMFGGQMPIIKVGRMAGQFAKPRSDPFEEKDGVKLPSYRGDNVNGDAFTEKSRIPDPERMIKAYTQSVATLNLLRAFATGGYAAMQRVTQWNLDFTEHSEQGDRYRELANRVDEALGFMASCGLTADHALMTTTEFWTSHECLLLPYEQALTREDSTSGLYYDCSAHMIWVGERTRQLDGAHVEFLRGVSNPLGIKVSDKMDPNELVKLIDILNPDNKPGRITVIARMGAENMRVKLPYLIRAVRRASQIVTWVSDPMHGNTIKAPCGLKTRSFDAIRAEVRAFFDVHDQEGSHPGGVHLEMTGQNVTECVGGSRTITYNDLSSRYHTHCDPRLNASQSLELAFIIAERLRKRRIGSKRFPSLRV, from the exons ATGCAAGCAAAAGCAATGGCTCTGACACACCCCACCtcgaccgccgccgccgcaccGGTGCTGCCGAATTCCTTCCTCCGCCCGAGCCCCAGCCTCAAACACCCATCTCCCACCAAACCCTCCTCTCTCACGGAACCCAGATCAAGAACCATCTCCGCCGTCCTATCCTCCAAGAAGCCGCCGCCCACCGCCGCGCCGCCTTCGAAAAGCTGGAGTCTTGACAGCTGGAAATCCAAGAAGGCCCACCAAATCCCGGAGTATCCCGATAAAACCTCCCTCGAATCAGTCCTCAAGACTCTCGAATCCTTCCCTCCGATCGTTTTCGCCGGAGAGGCCCGCAGCCTCGAGGAGCGGTTGGGGCAGGCGGCGCTCGGAAACGCCTTCCTTTTGCAGGGCGGCGATTGTGCTGAGAGTTTTAAGGAATTTAGTGCTAATAATATTAGGGATACCTTTAGAGTGCTGCTGCAGATGGGTGTTGTGCTTATGTTTGGTGGTCAGATGCCTATTATTAAG GTCGGAAGAATGGCAGGGCAATTTGCTAAGCCAAGATCTGATCCATTTGAGGAGAAGGATGGTGTGAAGCTGCCAAGTTACCGTGGTGATAATGTCAACGGTGATGCTTTTACTGAGAAATCAAGAATTCCAGATCCCGAGAGAATGATAAAAGCTTACACCCAATCTGTGGCTACACTCAACCTGCTCAGAGCATTCGCAACTGGAGGGTATGCTGCCATGCAGAGAGTCACCCAGTGGAACCTTGATTTCACCGAACACAGCGAGCAGGGTGATAG GTATCGTGAGCTGGCTAATCGGGTCGATGAGGCTCTTGGTTTCATGGCATCCTGTGGTCTTACTGCTGACCACGCTCTGATGACCACTACGGAGTTCTGGACATCACACGAGTGCTTGCTTTTACCTTACGAACAAGCACTTACAAGAGAGGACTCGACGTCCGGTCTGTATTACGACTGCTCTGCCCACATGATTTGGGTCGGGGAAAGAACAAGGCAGTTAGATGGTGCCCATGTCGAGTTCTTAAGAGGAGTTTCCAACCCTCTTGGAATCAAG GTTAGTGATAAGATGGATCCTAATGAACTAGTGAAACTCATTGATATCCTGAATCCTGACAATAAACCTGGAAGAATCACGGTGATTGCCAGAATGGGGGCTGAGAACATGAGAGTGAAACTCCCGTATCTGATTAGGGCTGTTCGCAGAGCAAGTCAAATTGTCACTTGGGTCAGCGACCCTATGCATGGAAACACAATCAAAGCTCCTTGTGGACTCAAGACCCGCTCCTTTGATGCTATCAGG GCTGAGGTGAGAGCATTCTTCGACGTACATGATCAAGAGGGAAGCCATCCAGGAGGCGTGCATTTGGAGATGACTGGACAAAATGTTACAGAGTGTGTTGGAGGGTCTCGAACGATCACCTACAATGATTTGAGCTCACGCTATCACACCCACTGTGACCCGAGGCTCAATGCTTCCCAGTCACTCGAGCTTGCCTTCATCATCGCAGAGCGACTTAGAAAGAGACGAATCGGATCTAAGCGCTTTCCATCTCTCAGGGTGTAA